The proteins below are encoded in one region of Clostridium fermenticellae:
- a CDS encoding acetyl-CoA carboxylase carboxyltransferase subunit alpha, with protein MEKLEKVHRIISKFDGKSAWDRVTLARMLERPTTLDYVDKIFDSFIEFHGDRYFADDPAVVGGIALLEGKPVTIIGNQKGRNTKENIKRNFGSSHPEGYRKSLRLMKQAEKFKRPIICFVDTQGAFCGTGAEKRGEGEAIARNLLEMSSLRTPIISIVIGEGGSGGALAFAVADKVWMLENAIYSVLSPEGFASILWRDASKAKEAAEVMKITAADLKSYGIIDEVLKEPFGGAHKDLNKMSLSIKQHLVKNIDILQKQPIEEVLEERYNKFRIIGEYSE; from the coding sequence ATGGAAAAGTTAGAAAAAGTGCATCGTATAATAAGCAAATTTGATGGGAAGTCTGCATGGGATAGAGTAACTTTGGCCAGAATGTTAGAAAGACCGACCACACTAGATTATGTTGACAAAATTTTTGACTCATTTATAGAATTTCATGGTGATAGATATTTTGCAGATGATCCGGCAGTAGTAGGAGGTATAGCACTTCTTGAAGGAAAACCTGTTACCATAATTGGAAATCAGAAAGGAAGAAATACAAAAGAAAACATCAAGAGAAATTTTGGTTCATCTCATCCTGAAGGTTATAGAAAAAGCCTGAGGCTTATGAAACAGGCAGAAAAGTTTAAAAGACCTATAATATGTTTTGTAGATACACAGGGAGCATTTTGTGGTACTGGTGCGGAAAAACGAGGTGAAGGTGAAGCAATAGCTAGAAACTTGTTAGAAATGTCTTCACTCAGGACACCTATAATATCTATTGTAATTGGTGAAGGTGGAAGTGGTGGTGCACTTGCATTTGCAGTAGCAGATAAGGTTTGGATGCTTGAAAATGCCATATATTCAGTATTATCACCGGAAGGCTTTGCAAGTATACTTTGGAGGGATGCTTCAAAAGCAAAGGAAGCTGCTGAAGTTATGAAAATAACAGCAGCAGATTTAAAGAGTTATGGAATAATAGATGAAGTACTAAAGGAACCTTTTGGTGGTGCACATAAGGATTTAAACAAGATGTCACTTTCCATTAAGCAACATTTAGTTAAGAATATAGATATTCTCCAAAAACAGCCAATAGAAGAAGTACTTGAAGAAAGATATAATAAGTTTAGAATTATTGGTGAGTATTCAGAATAA
- the accD gene encoding acetyl-CoA carboxylase, carboxyltransferase subunit beta, translating into MIGNLFKKTKYITVSQQNLQGKSDASDINLENKPSIPDGMWVKCKKCGSVLYNHDLKENYKVCSCGYHFRLTPEERIKLIIDKDTFEEFDTNINTVNPLDFKDYEKKIQNMKDSTGLKEAVVTGKGKIDGIQIVVCIMDSFFMMGSMGSVVGEKITRAIEKATNLRLPLIIFTTSGGARMQEGMFSLMQMAKVSAALKRFSDEGLLYITVLTDPTTGGVTASFAMLGDIIISEPGALIGFAGKRVIEQTTKQKLPEGFQRAEFLLEHGFIDKIVPRKELKITLKNILFMHVVNN; encoded by the coding sequence TTGATAGGTAATTTGTTTAAAAAAACAAAATATATTACTGTAAGTCAACAAAATTTACAAGGTAAATCTGATGCTTCAGATATTAATTTAGAAAATAAACCCAGCATACCAGATGGTATGTGGGTTAAGTGTAAGAAATGTGGCAGTGTTTTATATAATCATGATTTAAAAGAAAACTATAAGGTATGCAGCTGCGGATATCATTTTAGACTGACACCAGAGGAAAGAATTAAGCTCATAATAGATAAAGATACTTTTGAAGAATTTGATACTAATATAAATACTGTAAATCCACTTGATTTTAAGGACTATGAAAAGAAAATACAAAATATGAAAGATAGTACCGGGTTAAAGGAAGCAGTTGTTACAGGAAAAGGTAAGATAGATGGAATACAGATTGTAGTTTGCATAATGGACAGTTTTTTTATGATGGGAAGTATGGGATCTGTAGTTGGAGAAAAAATTACGAGAGCGATTGAGAAAGCAACCAATCTTAGATTACCTTTAATTATATTTACTACTTCAGGTGGTGCTAGAATGCAGGAAGGCATGTTTTCTCTTATGCAAATGGCCAAGGTTAGTGCGGCTTTAAAAAGATTTAGTGATGAAGGTCTTTTATATATAACTGTACTTACAGATCCTACAACAGGTGGAGTGACCGCAAGCTTTGCTATGCTTGGTGATATAATTATTTCTGAACCGGGAGCGTTAATCGGTTTTGCCGGGAAGAGGGTTATAGAACAGACTACGAAACAGAAACTTCCAGAAGGGTTTCAAAGAGCAGAGTTCTTACTAGAACATGGTTTTATAGATAAGATAGTGCCTAGAAAGGAACTAAAAATCACATTAAAAAATATATTATTTATGCATGTTGTTAATAATTAG
- a CDS encoding acetyl-CoA carboxylase biotin carboxylase subunit: MFNKILIANRGEIAVRIIRACREMGIETVAVYSEADKEALHTQMADEAICIGPAASKDSYLNIKNIISATVLSGAGAIHPGFGFLSENSKFASMCKECNITFIGPSPECIDNMGNKSNARDIMKKANVPVVPGSDGAIKNEDELLEIVEKIGYPVMIKASAGGGGKGIRIVYEKNELLKSYQNAKAEAKASFDDESIYVEKFIQNPRHVEIQILGDNYGNIVYLGDRDCSMQRRNQKVLEEAPSPVMTDSLRQKMGDTAVKAAKAVSYNNAGTIEFLLDKNNDFYFMEMNTRIQVEHPITEMITGIDLIKEQIKIAAGEKLDFSQEDVRIHGHAIECRINAEDPERNFMPCPGKVTDLYVPGGFNVRVDSAVYSGYIIPPYYDSMIAKLVVYGKDRDEAICKMRRALGEFIIEGVKTNIDFQFQLINNKNFIDGDYNTRFIENMFKVDK; the protein is encoded by the coding sequence GTGTTTAATAAGATATTAATAGCCAACAGAGGAGAAATAGCAGTTAGAATAATAAGAGCATGTAGAGAAATGGGTATTGAAACAGTAGCAGTATATTCTGAAGCAGATAAGGAGGCATTACATACACAAATGGCAGATGAAGCAATTTGTATAGGACCCGCAGCTTCAAAGGATAGTTATCTTAATATAAAAAATATAATAAGTGCTACTGTTTTGTCAGGGGCCGGGGCAATACATCCTGGATTCGGATTCCTGTCCGAAAATAGCAAGTTTGCTAGTATGTGTAAAGAGTGTAATATTACATTTATAGGACCATCTCCTGAATGTATTGATAATATGGGTAATAAGTCAAATGCAAGAGATATAATGAAGAAAGCTAATGTGCCGGTAGTTCCAGGATCAGATGGTGCCATAAAGAATGAGGATGAGCTTTTAGAGATTGTTGAAAAAATAGGTTATCCGGTTATGATAAAAGCTTCTGCTGGAGGCGGAGGGAAAGGTATAAGAATAGTATATGAGAAAAATGAACTTTTAAAATCATATCAAAATGCTAAGGCAGAGGCAAAGGCTTCATTTGATGATGAAAGTATATATGTTGAGAAATTTATACAAAATCCAAGGCATGTAGAAATACAAATACTTGGAGATAACTACGGTAATATTGTATATCTTGGTGATAGAGATTGCTCCATGCAGAGAAGAAATCAAAAAGTACTTGAAGAAGCACCATCCCCAGTTATGACGGACAGTTTAAGACAAAAAATGGGGGATACAGCGGTAAAAGCGGCTAAGGCTGTAAGTTATAATAATGCTGGAACAATAGAGTTTTTATTAGATAAAAACAATGACTTCTATTTTATGGAAATGAACACCAGAATTCAAGTTGAACATCCTATAACTGAAATGATTACTGGTATAGATTTAATAAAGGAACAGATAAAGATTGCAGCTGGAGAAAAGCTTGATTTTTCACAGGAAGATGTAAGAATTCACGGACATGCAATTGAATGCAGAATAAATGCAGAAGATCCAGAACGTAACTTTATGCCATGTCCTGGTAAGGTAACAGATTTATATGTTCCAGGTGGATTTAATGTTAGGGTGGATAGTGCAGTATATTCTGGATATATTATTCCACCTTACTATGATTCCATGATAGCGAAATTAGTTGTTTATGGTAAGGATAGAGATGAAGCTATTTGCAAAATGAGAAGAGCATTAGGTGAATTTATAATAGAAGGCGTAAAAACTAATATAGATTTTCAATTTCAATTAATAAATAATAAGAATTTTATAGATGGAGATTATAATACTAGGTTTATTGAGAATATGTTTAAGGTTGATAAATAA
- the fabZ gene encoding 3-hydroxyacyl-ACP dehydratase FabZ, which produces MDNSEFYVDFGVNEIKEILPHRYPFLLIDKVKYMEPGKKVVAYKNVTINENFFQGHFPEKPVMPGVLIIESMAQAGAVAILSQEKFKGKIPLFAGINKARFRKQVEPGDTLRLEVEITKVKGPMGFGKGTAYVGDKKAAEAEIMFAIIGDESV; this is translated from the coding sequence ATGGATAATTCGGAATTCTATGTTGATTTTGGAGTAAACGAAATAAAGGAAATATTACCTCATAGATATCCTTTTTTGCTTATTGATAAAGTAAAGTACATGGAGCCAGGTAAAAAAGTTGTAGCATATAAGAATGTAACTATAAATGAAAATTTCTTTCAGGGACACTTTCCTGAAAAGCCTGTGATGCCTGGAGTACTTATAATTGAATCAATGGCACAAGCAGGTGCAGTAGCTATTTTAAGCCAGGAAAAGTTTAAAGGTAAAATACCTCTATTTGCTGGAATAAATAAGGCAAGATTCAGAAAACAAGTAGAACCTGGAGATACTTTGAGATTAGAGGTGGAAATTACTAAAGTAAAAGGACCGATGGGGTTTGGTAAGGGAACAGCTTATGTTGGGGATAAGAAGGCAGCAGAAGCTGAAATAATGTTTGCAATAATAGGTGATGAGAGTGTTTAA
- the accB gene encoding acetyl-CoA carboxylase biotin carboxyl carrier protein yields MLSNVDFKSVEELINAVDNSKIGYLQVNWKDVSITMRKEGESGPEETNFAPSKVVQCDSSEESNEMSSYEKERETAKEDTNIKAEIKSHEEVDEKNIKEITAPIVGTFYSSAGPDKDPFVSMGSSVKKGDTLCIVEAMKLMNEIQSDVDGEVVDILVENAQMVEYGQPMFKIKTL; encoded by the coding sequence ATGTTGAGTAATGTTGATTTTAAATCAGTTGAAGAATTGATAAATGCTGTTGATAATTCAAAGATTGGATATTTACAGGTAAATTGGAAAGATGTTTCTATAACAATGAGAAAAGAGGGAGAAAGTGGACCAGAAGAAACCAATTTTGCTCCTTCTAAAGTAGTACAATGTGATTCAAGTGAGGAAAGTAATGAAATGTCTTCTTATGAGAAGGAAAGAGAAACTGCAAAGGAAGATACAAATATAAAGGCTGAAATTAAAAGTCACGAAGAAGTAGATGAAAAAAATATAAAAGAGATAACTGCACCAATAGTTGGAACATTTTATAGTTCAGCTGGTCCAGACAAGGATCCATTTGTAAGCATGGGCTCCAGCGTTAAGAAGGGAGATACTCTTTGCATTGTAGAAGCAATGAAACTTATGAATGAGATACAAAGCGATGTAGATGGTGAAGTAGTAGATATATTAGTTGAAAATGCTCAAATGGTTGAGTATGGTCAGCCTATGTTTAAAATAAAGACTTTATAG
- the fabF gene encoding beta-ketoacyl-ACP synthase II, which translates to MNRRVVITGLGAVTPVGNDADTFWNNIKNGVCGIDFIKSFDTEGFKAKLAAEVKDFNPEDYMEKKEARRLDRFCQFAIAAAAQAVSDADLDVEKVDKERFGVIVGSGIGGIGNIESEKIKLIERGPNRVHPLFIPMVISNMAAGNISIKFGAKGPCTNIVTACATGTNCIGEAFRMIKDGISDIMIAGGTEAAITPLTIAGFTSLTALSKSSDPLRASIPFDKERNGFVMGEGSGILILESLEHAKARGAKIYGELVGYGSTCDAYHITSPSPDGEGAARAIEIAIKEANIDPGEVSYINAHGTGTSVNDKFETAAIKRAFGEDIAKKIPISSSKSMIGHLLGAGGAVEGVIALKALYDGFIPPTIGYKVPDEECDLDYVPNKGRKANLEYVMSDSLGFGGHNAVILLKKWSE; encoded by the coding sequence ATGAACAGAAGAGTTGTTATTACTGGACTAGGAGCAGTAACTCCAGTTGGAAATGACGCTGATACATTTTGGAATAATATAAAGAATGGTGTATGTGGTATAGATTTTATTAAGTCCTTTGATACAGAAGGCTTTAAGGCAAAATTAGCCGCCGAGGTTAAGGATTTTAATCCGGAAGATTATATGGAAAAAAAAGAAGCAAGAAGGCTAGATAGATTCTGTCAATTTGCTATAGCTGCGGCAGCTCAAGCAGTGTCAGATGCTGATCTTGATGTAGAAAAAGTCGATAAGGAAAGGTTTGGAGTCATAGTTGGATCCGGTATAGGTGGAATAGGAAATATAGAAAGTGAAAAAATCAAACTTATTGAAAGAGGACCTAATAGAGTACATCCATTATTTATACCTATGGTCATAAGTAATATGGCCGCAGGGAATATATCAATAAAATTTGGAGCTAAAGGACCCTGCACTAATATAGTTACTGCTTGTGCTACAGGAACTAACTGCATAGGTGAAGCTTTCAGGATGATTAAAGATGGCATTTCAGATATTATGATAGCTGGTGGAACAGAAGCAGCGATAACTCCGTTAACAATTGCGGGTTTTACTTCTTTAACAGCTTTAAGCAAGAGTTCAGATCCTTTAAGGGCGTCAATACCTTTTGATAAGGAAAGAAATGGTTTTGTAATGGGTGAAGGTTCTGGAATACTTATACTTGAGTCTTTGGAGCATGCTAAGGCACGAGGAGCTAAAATATATGGTGAACTAGTTGGATATGGTTCTACTTGTGATGCATATCATATAACCTCACCATCTCCAGATGGTGAAGGTGCAGCGAGGGCTATTGAAATTGCTATTAAAGAAGCCAATATAGATCCTGGCGAAGTTTCATACATAAATGCACATGGAACAGGCACATCAGTTAATGACAAATTTGAAACTGCTGCAATTAAAAGGGCATTTGGAGAGGACATAGCAAAAAAAATTCCTATAAGTTCATCTAAGTCAATGATAGGACATTTACTTGGAGCAGGAGGTGCTGTTGAAGGTGTTATAGCTTTAAAGGCATTATATGATGGATTTATACCTCCAACAATAGGTTATAAAGTTCCAGATGAAGAATGTGACTTGGATTATGTTCCTAATAAGGGCAGAAAAGCTAACCTAGAATATGTTATGTCTGACTCGTTAGGTTTCGGAGGACATAATGCAGTAATTTTATTAAAAAAGTGGAGTGAGTAA
- the fabG gene encoding 3-oxoacyl-[acyl-carrier-protein] reductase, with product MELLKGKVAVVTGGARGIGRAICLRLAEMGADVAVNYRKDSEELEALIKEIEGKGVRAFKAQGDVSIFEDAKNMINKVNEFFGSVDILVNNAGITKDGLLLRMKEEDFDKVIQVNLKGVFNCTRHVSPIMIKQRSGKIVNISSVVGISGNAGQVNYSAAKAGIIGVTKSVAKELASRGITVNAVAPGFIKTSMTEVLPEKSKNATLSTIPLKRFGMPEDVANVVCFLASPQADYVTGQVINVDGGMLM from the coding sequence ATGGAACTATTAAAAGGAAAGGTAGCAGTTGTAACAGGAGGAGCAAGAGGGATAGGAAGAGCTATATGTCTTAGATTAGCTGAGATGGGAGCAGATGTTGCAGTTAATTACAGAAAAGATAGTGAGGAATTAGAGGCTCTTATTAAAGAAATTGAAGGAAAAGGTGTAAGAGCATTTAAAGCTCAGGGTGATGTAAGTATATTTGAAGATGCAAAAAACATGATAAATAAAGTTAATGAATTTTTTGGATCGGTCGATATACTTGTAAATAATGCTGGTATAACAAAAGATGGATTACTCCTCAGAATGAAGGAGGAGGATTTTGATAAGGTAATACAAGTAAATTTAAAAGGTGTATTTAACTGCACAAGGCATGTGAGCCCTATAATGATCAAACAGAGGAGTGGTAAAATTGTAAATATATCTTCTGTAGTTGGAATATCAGGAAATGCTGGCCAGGTTAATTATTCTGCAGCAAAAGCAGGAATAATAGGAGTTACGAAATCTGTAGCAAAAGAACTTGCATCGAGGGGAATAACAGTAAATGCAGTTGCACCTGGATTTATTAAGACTAGTATGACAGAAGTTTTACCAGAGAAATCTAAAAATGCTACTTTAAGTACAATTCCACTTAAGAGGTTTGGAATGCCGGAGGATGTAGCAAATGTAGTATGCTTTTTAGCATCGCCTCAAGCCGACTATGTTACAGGTCAGGTTATAAATGTAGATGGTGGAATGTTAATGTAA
- the fabD gene encoding ACP S-malonyltransferase — MGKIAFLFPGQGAQYVGMGKELYDNIDVCKNIFDKADEALNFSISKMCFDGPKSALDITENTQPAVLTMSIAVLKALLQKGIKADITAGLSLGEYSALVASGVLDFKEAVQLVKKRGKYMQEAVPVGIGAMAAIIGLDEETLRMVCEKCSSYGIVEIANLNCPGQIAIAGEEKAVELACEKAKENGARKTVKLSVSGPFHTSMLRPAADKLEKELQNIQLQKFNIPVITNVTGEIINSIDDVKPYLKKQVMSTVLFEKTIRNMIDMGIDTFVEVGPGKALSGFVKRVDRKLTILNIQDLSTLEGAIEKLK, encoded by the coding sequence ATGGGTAAGATAGCTTTTTTATTTCCTGGTCAGGGAGCACAATATGTTGGAATGGGCAAAGAATTATATGATAATATTGATGTTTGTAAAAATATATTTGATAAGGCAGATGAGGCTTTAAATTTTTCCATAAGTAAGATGTGCTTTGATGGACCTAAAAGTGCATTGGATATTACTGAAAATACCCAACCGGCAGTTTTAACTATGAGTATAGCGGTTCTAAAAGCACTTTTACAAAAGGGGATCAAGGCTGATATTACAGCTGGACTAAGTTTAGGTGAATATTCGGCACTTGTTGCAAGTGGGGTGTTAGATTTTAAAGAGGCAGTACAGCTTGTCAAAAAAAGAGGTAAGTACATGCAAGAGGCTGTACCAGTTGGAATTGGTGCTATGGCTGCAATTATAGGACTAGATGAAGAGACATTAAGAATGGTATGTGAAAAATGCAGCTCTTACGGTATAGTTGAAATAGCAAATCTAAATTGTCCTGGTCAGATAGCAATTGCTGGAGAAGAAAAAGCAGTTGAGCTTGCATGTGAAAAGGCAAAGGAAAATGGAGCACGTAAAACAGTAAAACTTTCAGTAAGTGGCCCTTTTCATACTTCAATGCTAAGACCTGCTGCAGATAAACTTGAAAAAGAGCTTCAAAATATACAACTTCAAAAATTTAATATTCCGGTTATTACAAACGTAACTGGTGAAATTATAAATAGTATTGATGATGTAAAACCATATCTTAAAAAGCAGGTTATGAGTACTGTATTGTTTGAAAAGACTATAAGAAATATGATAGATATGGGTATTGATACATTTGTTGAAGTAGGGCCAGGAAAGGCATTGAGTGGATTTGTAAAAAGAGTAGATAGAAAGCTTACGATTTTGAATATACAAGACTTGAGTACACTCGAAGGTGCAATAGAAAAACTCAAATAG
- the fabK gene encoding enoyl-[acyl-carrier-protein] reductase FabK: MINSKFAEMLGIKYPIIQGGMAWIADSSLAAAVSNAGGLGIITGNAPVDWVRQEIRKAKKLTDKPFGVNIMLLSETAETIAKMACEEGVKVVTTGAGNPGKYIDMWKKHSIRVIPVVASVALAKRMQRSGVDAVIAEGCESGGHIGELTTMTLVPQVVDAVDIPVVAAGGIGDGRGAAAAFMLGAQGIQLGTRFLVANECTVHGKYKERVLKAKDIDTVVTGTGTGHPVRVLRNRLTRQFKLLEKDGASIEKLEELGRGALSRAARDGDIDNGSVMAGQIAGLVHKEQSCDEIVREIFSEVEDDLNRMESMIKK, translated from the coding sequence ATGATTAATTCTAAATTTGCCGAGATGCTTGGTATAAAGTATCCTATTATCCAAGGAGGAATGGCATGGATTGCAGACAGTTCTTTAGCAGCTGCTGTATCTAATGCAGGAGGTCTTGGAATCATTACGGGTAATGCACCTGTAGATTGGGTAAGACAAGAAATAAGAAAAGCAAAAAAACTTACGGATAAACCATTTGGAGTAAATATAATGCTTCTTTCTGAAACAGCAGAAACCATTGCTAAGATGGCATGTGAAGAAGGAGTAAAGGTAGTGACAACAGGTGCAGGGAATCCAGGAAAGTATATAGATATGTGGAAGAAACATTCCATAAGGGTTATACCGGTTGTTGCATCGGTTGCACTTGCTAAGAGAATGCAGAGATCAGGTGTGGATGCAGTAATTGCTGAAGGATGTGAATCAGGAGGACATATAGGTGAACTTACAACGATGACTTTAGTACCCCAGGTAGTAGATGCTGTAGATATACCAGTAGTTGCTGCAGGTGGTATTGGAGATGGAAGAGGAGCAGCAGCAGCATTTATGCTTGGGGCTCAAGGAATACAGCTAGGTACAAGATTTCTTGTTGCAAATGAATGTACAGTTCATGGAAAATATAAAGAAAGAGTTTTAAAAGCCAAGGATATAGATACAGTAGTCACTGGAACGGGAACAGGTCATCCTGTACGTGTGCTTAGAAATAGACTTACTAGACAGTTTAAGCTTTTAGAAAAAGATGGGGCATCTATAGAAAAGCTAGAGGAACTGGGAAGAGGTGCACTTTCAAGGGCTGCCCGTGACGGAGACATTGACAATGGATCTGTTATGGCTGGACAGATAGCAGGACTTGTACATAAAGAACAAAGTTGTGATGAAATAGTAAGAGAAATATTTTCAGAAGTTGAGGATGATTTAAATAGAATGGAAAGTATGATAAAAAAGTAA
- a CDS encoding beta-ketoacyl-ACP synthase III — protein sequence MNSVRIIGTGSYVPPKIVSNDDLSCVVETNDEWIKSRTGIRERRISEGENTSSMASKAALNALKAANVKPEEIDIIIVATATPDNFIPSTACVVQDKIGAVNATCFDISAACSGFVYGLNIASQFIRTGYSKTILVIGAETLSKILDWSDRSTCILFGDGAGAAVVTVSDRNKILSLYSGSVGSKGRFLVSKAVPVENLYVESNTNDNHKTTMDGREIFKFGVKTIINGVKKLLEDAGCTEKDIKYIVPHQANCRIIEFAARELGIDKNKFYLNLDRYGNTSAASIGIALDEIVRKHLIEQGDKILLIGFGGGLTYGGMVIEW from the coding sequence ATGAATAGTGTTAGAATAATAGGTACAGGTAGTTATGTACCTCCTAAAATTGTTAGTAATGATGATTTATCGTGTGTTGTGGAAACTAATGATGAATGGATAAAGAGTAGAACAGGTATAAGGGAAAGAAGGATATCAGAGGGAGAAAACACATCCAGTATGGCATCCAAAGCTGCTTTAAATGCTTTAAAAGCTGCTAATGTAAAACCAGAGGAAATAGATATCATTATAGTTGCTACAGCTACACCTGATAATTTTATTCCATCGACAGCATGTGTTGTACAGGATAAAATAGGTGCAGTTAATGCAACTTGTTTTGATATATCTGCAGCTTGTTCTGGATTCGTATATGGATTAAATATTGCCTCTCAATTTATAAGAACAGGATATTCAAAGACTATATTGGTTATAGGAGCTGAGACTTTATCCAAAATATTAGATTGGTCGGATAGAAGTACATGTATATTATTTGGAGATGGAGCTGGAGCTGCTGTAGTTACTGTTTCAGATCGAAATAAGATATTATCTTTATATAGTGGGTCTGTTGGTAGTAAAGGCCGTTTTTTAGTGTCTAAGGCGGTACCTGTAGAAAACCTATATGTTGAATCTAACACGAATGATAATCATAAGACTACTATGGATGGAAGAGAAATATTTAAGTTTGGAGTAAAAACAATAATAAATGGAGTTAAAAAATTACTTGAGGATGCTGGATGCACTGAAAAAGATATAAAATATATAGTTCCACATCAGGCTAATTGTAGAATAATAGAATTCGCAGCCAGGGAACTTGGAATAGATAAAAATAAGTTTTATTTGAACCTGGATAGATATGGTAATACTTCCGCTGCCAGTATAGGAATAGCATTAGATGAAATTGTAAGAAAGCATTTAATAGAGCAAGGAGATAAAATACTCTTAATAGGCTTTGGCGGCGGACTTACATATGGTGGTATGGTAATTGAGTGGTAA
- a CDS encoding MarR family winged helix-turn-helix transcriptional regulator has protein sequence MSKSIHILNELLVNTFNDILGIEQKTLKSGLFKDLSVNEIHTIEAIGMDKPKSMSQVASQLYITLGTLTTAINHLEKKGYAERNRSQKDRRVVYIKLTQKGMLAYKIHQEFHSDMINATIEGITEEEEKVLIKSLEKLNRFFKLKHDLRNNSKENGDE, from the coding sequence TTGAGCAAATCTATACATATTTTAAACGAACTTTTAGTTAATACTTTTAATGATATATTGGGAATAGAACAAAAAACTCTTAAATCGGGATTATTTAAGGATTTATCTGTTAATGAAATTCATACAATTGAGGCTATAGGTATGGATAAGCCAAAAAGTATGAGTCAGGTAGCATCCCAATTATATATAACACTTGGAACCTTGACAACAGCTATAAACCATCTCGAGAAAAAAGGATATGCAGAAAGAAACAGGAGTCAAAAAGATAGAAGAGTAGTTTATATAAAGTTAACTCAGAAGGGTATGCTTGCTTATAAGATTCATCAAGAGTTTCACTCTGATATGATTAATGCTACCATAGAAGGTATAACGGAAGAAGAAGAGAAGGTATTAATTAAGTCTTTGGAAAAATTAAACCGATTTTTTAAGTTGAAGCATGATCTAAGAAATAATTCAAAGGAGAATGGTGATGAATAG
- a CDS encoding NAD(P)H-dependent flavin oxidoreductase — translation MKLPSLVIGDITAKVPIIQGGMGVGISGWKLSSAVSNEGGIGVISGVQIGYREPDFETNTVEANKRALRKEIRKARELSPNGILGVNLMVAVSDYKELIEVCIEEKVDIIISGAGLPLRLPEFTENSSIKIAPIVSSGKAARIITKQWIRKHLRLPDLVVVEGPEAGGHLGFSKEELLEGKIVLEDIVKDVIDVMKPFEKEYNKKIPVVAAGGIYTGEDIARFLKLGASGVQMATRFVATEECDANINFKKAYVNSTKKGISIIQSPVGMPGRAIRNDFIDKMESKRLAPIKCYNCLKKCDPKTAPYCITKALINAVNGEIEDALIFTGSSSYRIDRIVTVKELMQELILQAEKSLEDLN, via the coding sequence ATGAAATTACCTTCATTAGTTATAGGAGATATTACAGCTAAGGTACCTATTATTCAAGGAGGCATGGGAGTAGGAATATCCGGATGGAAACTATCTTCTGCCGTATCAAATGAAGGAGGCATAGGTGTAATATCTGGAGTTCAGATAGGATATAGAGAACCGGATTTTGAAACTAATACTGTAGAAGCTAATAAAAGGGCTTTAAGAAAAGAAATAAGGAAAGCAAGAGAATTGAGTCCAAATGGTATACTTGGTGTAAATTTGATGGTTGCCGTAAGTGATTATAAGGAATTAATAGAAGTTTGTATAGAAGAAAAAGTAGATATAATAATATCTGGAGCTGGGCTTCCGCTTAGACTTCCTGAGTTTACCGAGAATAGTTCTATAAAAATAGCGCCAATAGTTTCATCGGGAAAAGCAGCAAGAATTATTACTAAACAATGGATAAGGAAACATTTAAGGTTACCTGATTTAGTTGTTGTTGAAGGACCTGAAGCTGGTGGACATTTGGGTTTTAGTAAAGAAGAGTTACTTGAAGGTAAAATTGTGCTTGAAGATATAGTAAAAGATGTTATAGATGTTATGAAGCCATTTGAAAAGGAATATAATAAAAAAATTCCTGTTGTAGCCGCAGGTGGAATTTATACAGGCGAAGATATTGCACGATTTTTAAAGCTTGGAGCTTCTGGAGTACAGATGGCTACAAGGTTTGTAGCAACAGAAGAGTGCGATGCAAATATAAATTTTAAAAAAGCTTATGTGAATTCTACAAAAAAAGGAATATCAATAATACAAAGTCCTGTAGGTATGCCTGGAAGGGCAATAAGAAATGACTTTATAGATAAGATGGAATCGAAAAGATTGGCACCTATTAAGTGTTATAATTGTCTTAAGAAGTGTGACCCTAAAACAGCTCCTTATTGTATTACAAAAGCTTTAATAAATGCAGTTAATGGAGAAATTGAGGATGCACTTATATTTACTGGAAGTTCCTCATATAGAATAGATAGGATTGTTACTGTTAAAGAACTTATGCAAGAACTAATACTACAAGCTGAAAAGAGCTTAGAAGATCTTAACTAG